The proteins below come from a single Serratia ficaria genomic window:
- a CDS encoding XRE family transcriptional regulator, which produces MTKKVNKPTDCGADVQTVSEAVSRRIKQHRKSQKISLDELSRRAGVSKGMLVEIEKGAANPSIAILCKLAAALGLSVADIVNVASAPAAYLIASQDMPTLWTGDAGGSARLLAGTSGPNMIEMWRWEMFPGERYESSGHPQGTFELLHVEQGELSLGVDNAELFIAKGNSAVAKTDGRHHYANEGDDKLVFTMTVAELHS; this is translated from the coding sequence ATGACCAAAAAAGTCAATAAACCGACCGACTGCGGCGCGGACGTGCAAACGGTCAGCGAAGCGGTGTCCCGGCGCATCAAGCAGCACCGGAAAAGCCAGAAAATCTCCCTCGATGAGCTATCCCGGCGCGCCGGGGTCAGCAAAGGCATGCTGGTCGAAATCGAGAAAGGCGCCGCCAATCCCAGCATCGCCATTTTGTGCAAACTCGCCGCGGCTCTCGGCCTGTCGGTCGCCGATATTGTCAATGTCGCCAGCGCGCCGGCGGCCTATCTGATCGCAAGCCAGGATATGCCGACGCTGTGGACCGGCGATGCCGGCGGCTCCGCCCGTTTATTGGCGGGAACCAGCGGCCCGAACATGATCGAGATGTGGCGTTGGGAGATGTTTCCGGGCGAACGCTATGAATCAAGCGGGCACCCGCAGGGCACCTTCGAACTGCTGCATGTCGAGCAAGGCGAGCTTAGCCTGGGGGTCGACAATGCCGAACTTTTCATCGCCAAAGGCAACTCGGCCGTCGCCAAAACCGATGGTCGGCACCATTACGCCAACGAGGGCGACGACAAGCTGGTGTTCACCATGACCGTCGCCGAGCTTCATTCCTGA
- a CDS encoding NAD(P)/FAD-dependent oxidoreductase, producing the protein MTQKIAIAGSGFAGFWAAVSAMRAITLAGKVGEIDVTMVSPTPNVTIRPRLYEAVLDNMSPDISAQLAAVGVEHLAGLVEHIDAENHTLTVAKAGGQKVTLAYDRLVLATGSQLFVPAVPGFAEYGFNVDTLENAQRLDAHLKALADKPHSAARNTAVVVGGGLTGLESAAEMPQRLRDVFGREAEVRTVIVDTAPEVGAGMGAEPAAVIRQALAECGVETRAGVRVTAIDAQGVTLSNGERIAANTVILAAGMRANPLTAQIPGERDGSGRIIGDAFLRAPSAAGVFVTGDTVKAATDDAGNHNVMSCQHAMSLGRVAGHNAAAELAGLPVHPYSQPKYVTCLDLGPWGALYTEGWDRQVRFTRQEGKKIKREINTQWIYPPAADRDALFAVANPDFVIVP; encoded by the coding sequence ATGACACAGAAAATAGCGATCGCCGGGTCTGGTTTTGCCGGTTTCTGGGCCGCGGTTTCCGCCATGCGCGCCATCACCCTGGCCGGTAAGGTGGGCGAAATCGACGTGACCATGGTGTCGCCGACGCCGAACGTCACCATCCGACCGCGCCTGTATGAAGCGGTGCTGGACAACATGAGCCCGGATATCTCCGCCCAGCTCGCCGCCGTCGGGGTCGAGCACCTGGCCGGTTTGGTTGAGCATATCGATGCCGAAAACCACACCCTGACGGTGGCGAAGGCGGGCGGCCAAAAGGTCACGCTGGCTTACGATCGCCTGGTGCTGGCGACCGGCAGCCAGCTGTTCGTGCCTGCGGTGCCCGGTTTTGCGGAGTACGGTTTCAACGTCGATACGCTGGAAAACGCGCAGCGGCTGGACGCCCATCTGAAAGCGCTGGCCGATAAGCCGCACAGCGCGGCGCGCAACACCGCCGTGGTGGTTGGCGGCGGCCTGACCGGGCTGGAAAGCGCCGCCGAAATGCCGCAGCGGCTGCGCGACGTTTTTGGCCGCGAGGCCGAGGTGCGCACGGTGATCGTGGATACCGCGCCGGAGGTGGGCGCCGGAATGGGGGCGGAGCCGGCGGCGGTGATCCGGCAGGCGCTGGCGGAATGCGGCGTCGAGACGCGCGCCGGGGTGCGCGTGACCGCCATCGACGCGCAGGGCGTCACGTTATCGAACGGGGAGCGCATCGCCGCCAATACGGTGATATTGGCCGCGGGCATGCGGGCGAATCCGCTGACGGCGCAGATCCCCGGCGAGCGCGACGGCTCCGGGCGCATTATCGGCGACGCCTTCCTGCGCGCGCCGTCGGCGGCGGGCGTGTTCGTCACCGGGGATACGGTGAAGGCGGCGACCGACGATGCGGGCAACCATAACGTCATGTCCTGCCAACATGCGATGAGCCTCGGGCGCGTCGCCGGCCACAACGCCGCGGCGGAGCTGGCCGGGCTGCCGGTGCATCCTTACAGCCAGCCGAAATATGTCACCTGTCTCGATCTCGGTCCCTGGGGGGCGCTTTACACCGAAGGCTGGGATCGTCAGGTGCGGTTCACCCGGCAAGAGGGCAAGAAGATCAAGCGGGAGATCAATACCCAGTGGATTTATCCGCCGGCGGCGGATCGTGACGCGCTGTTCGCCGTCGCCAATCCGGATTTCGTGATCGTGCCTTAA